In Desulforhopalus sp., a single genomic region encodes these proteins:
- a CDS encoding HAD family hydrolase — protein sequence MHRLSIIFDLDGTLLDTLTDIAETANSVLASRGFPTHPPLSYKHFIGNGLSVLIERMVPPDTEEYIRNDLKKMFSQLYSENWTNNCCQYDGIGDMLRTLQDKGVGMAVLSNKPHVFTTMFVERYFPRGLFSCVYGQREGVAIKPDPTVALAIAEQLGKRPRDMLFVGDTAVDIRTGKASGMTTVGVSWGFRSVHVLQGENPDLIINSPMELPQYVQRLT from the coding sequence ATGCATCGGTTATCAATAATATTTGATCTGGACGGCACTCTCCTTGATACTCTGACTGATATTGCAGAAACTGCCAATAGCGTTCTTGCCTCGCGAGGTTTTCCAACGCATCCCCCTCTTTCCTATAAACATTTCATTGGCAATGGCTTGAGCGTTCTTATTGAAAGAATGGTCCCACCGGACACCGAGGAGTACATTCGTAACGATCTGAAAAAAATGTTTTCCCAGTTGTATTCGGAGAACTGGACAAACAACTGTTGTCAATATGACGGGATCGGTGACATGCTGAGAACTCTGCAGGATAAGGGGGTAGGCATGGCGGTGTTATCCAACAAACCCCACGTATTTACTACGATGTTTGTAGAAAGATATTTCCCCAGGGGACTGTTCTCCTGTGTTTATGGCCAACGGGAAGGGGTAGCTATAAAACCTGATCCAACCGTTGCGCTGGCAATAGCAGAACAACTCGGTAAGAGGCCAAGAGATATGTTATTTGTCGGAGATACTGCGGTCGATATTCGAACCGGAAAGGCCTCTGGCATGACCACGGTAGGTGTCTCCTGGGGGTTTCGTAGCGTTCATGTATTGCAAGGCGAAAACCCCGATCTAATAATCAACAGTCCAATGGAACTTCCTCAATATGTTCAGCGTCTCACCTGA
- a CDS encoding DUF445 family protein: MFSVSPDVLTIIKYAAPPVTGALIGYLTNHVAIKMLFRPLRPWKVGGIRVPMTPGVIPSKRLELASNFGEVVGDHLLTSEEIGKGLQNAAFQEHLFLLIKERIDGVLQKDLGTLASIVPEKFKIYFDIGKKTLVYQIKEKIRNFIGSAEFKEIAGRSIELRIEQFLAGEVGAIISGSQRELAYKFIEDTIARMFLSEAMEQWVEDFVHQKVYSVFTQEKSLQDLLPESLLALLQTTVEQQTPALLNRLALIISEPEVRDKIVQGGCAGVDSFIDSMGPMADMVRGFLRMEKVEEKIRGYLVDKNDDIVAWLESEEVQARVIHIIREKSREFFDKPIVKMIKADDQAIVEEFCASCSFQILQAIRGRDMSATLTSMLKANAESHFEVGTTSLHQIGVMLLGEDSFAAKKIWLKEELCATLQSPETLETIDSLIDSMVAAISQKKIGKMANIIPVGVREGLAKSLQKTTSTMLAAEVPGLVQSLNIKNIVTEKVNSLDILKLEGLLLSIMQEQFKYINLFGALLGFIIGCGNLFFL, translated from the coding sequence ATGTTCAGCGTCTCACCTGATGTACTCACCATCATAAAATATGCTGCGCCGCCAGTGACGGGTGCTTTAATAGGGTATCTCACCAATCATGTCGCAATAAAGATGTTGTTTAGACCTCTGCGACCCTGGAAAGTTGGGGGTATCAGAGTGCCGATGACGCCCGGTGTCATTCCTTCGAAACGGCTGGAACTCGCTAGTAATTTTGGTGAGGTAGTCGGCGATCACCTCTTAACCAGTGAAGAAATCGGCAAGGGATTACAAAATGCAGCCTTTCAAGAACATTTGTTTCTTTTAATCAAAGAGAGAATTGACGGGGTTTTGCAGAAAGATCTCGGTACACTTGCCTCTATCGTGCCTGAGAAATTCAAGATTTATTTTGATATTGGCAAAAAGACCCTTGTCTACCAAATTAAAGAGAAAATTCGGAATTTCATTGGATCTGCTGAATTCAAAGAAATTGCCGGGAGATCTATAGAATTAAGGATTGAACAATTTCTTGCCGGCGAAGTTGGGGCGATAATTTCCGGCTCTCAAAGAGAGCTTGCCTATAAATTCATTGAAGACACCATCGCCAGAATGTTTCTGAGTGAGGCGATGGAGCAATGGGTGGAAGATTTTGTCCATCAAAAGGTTTATAGCGTTTTCACCCAAGAAAAATCATTACAAGATCTTCTCCCGGAATCCTTGCTGGCTTTATTGCAAACGACAGTAGAGCAGCAAACTCCCGCACTCCTGAACCGATTGGCACTCATTATTTCCGAGCCGGAAGTAAGAGACAAAATTGTTCAAGGTGGTTGTGCAGGGGTAGACAGTTTTATAGATTCTATGGGTCCGATGGCGGACATGGTTCGGGGATTTCTTCGGATGGAAAAAGTTGAAGAAAAGATCCGTGGGTACCTTGTCGATAAAAACGATGATATTGTTGCCTGGCTTGAATCGGAGGAGGTGCAAGCCAGGGTAATTCACATTATTCGCGAAAAAAGCAGAGAGTTTTTCGATAAGCCCATAGTCAAGATGATAAAAGCTGACGATCAGGCGATTGTGGAGGAGTTTTGTGCCAGCTGTTCTTTCCAGATATTACAGGCGATTCGGGGAAGAGACATGTCGGCAACCCTCACCTCAATGCTGAAAGCCAATGCTGAGAGCCATTTTGAAGTAGGTACTACCAGTTTGCATCAAATTGGGGTGATGCTGCTCGGTGAAGACTCATTTGCTGCCAAAAAGATCTGGCTGAAAGAAGAGTTGTGCGCCACACTCCAGTCTCCGGAAACTCTTGAAACTATAGACTCGCTGATTGATTCGATGGTTGCCGCCATATCACAAAAAAAGATTGGAAAAATGGCCAATATTATACCCGTCGGGGTACGAGAAGGTCTCGCCAAGTCTCTGCAAAAGACGACTTCCACCATGCTCGCAGCAGAGGTGCCGGGCCTTGTTCAGTCACTCAATATCAAGAACATTGTCACTGAAAAGGTTAATTCCCTTGATATATTGAAACTAGAAGGGTTGCTGCTCTCCATCATGCAGGAGCAATTTAAGTATATCAATCTGTTTGGGGCATTACTGGGATTTATTATTGGGTGCGGCAATCTGTTTTTTCTATAG
- the rlmN gene encoding 23S rRNA (adenine(2503)-C(2))-methyltransferase RlmN: MNIIYKTDLKNLTQTELTDFVVGLGQPAFRAKQIMGWLYRPEILEFSQMTDLAKVFRAILEENASISRFTNPIIEKAADGCVKFGFRLVDNSIIEAVLIPEPDRNTLCISSQVGCAMGCSFCLTGTLGFKRNLTAAEIVNQICAVRDYLHAQPKEKLIGPDRVTNVVYMGMGEPLNNLDNVLRSLSIITEQKGLDLTCRRITVSTCGIVPKLRELGEKSPVNLAISLHAVDDKTRRKLMPINDRYSIDDLLNACRDFPMPKRKRIMFEYILLKGINDSDHDASELARKLKNIPCKINLLPYNESPGLPYKSSGMERLLAFQKILLDAHFTVFIRNSRGSDISAACGQLATKSLPNK, encoded by the coding sequence ATGAATATCATATATAAAACCGACTTAAAGAATCTCACGCAGACTGAATTGACCGACTTTGTTGTCGGTCTTGGTCAACCGGCTTTTCGCGCGAAACAAATCATGGGCTGGCTGTATCGTCCCGAGATACTGGAATTTTCACAGATGACTGATCTCGCCAAAGTTTTCCGGGCGATTCTTGAAGAAAATGCCTCTATCTCGCGCTTCACCAATCCGATTATTGAAAAGGCTGCGGATGGCTGCGTCAAGTTTGGCTTTCGCCTTGTCGACAACAGTATAATCGAAGCAGTACTTATTCCCGAGCCGGACCGAAACACGCTGTGTATATCTTCACAAGTCGGTTGTGCCATGGGATGCTCTTTTTGTCTTACCGGAACTCTGGGATTTAAACGAAATCTCACTGCAGCGGAGATTGTCAATCAGATATGCGCTGTAAGGGATTATCTCCATGCACAACCCAAGGAAAAATTGATAGGTCCCGACCGAGTAACCAATGTTGTGTATATGGGGATGGGAGAACCGTTAAACAATTTAGATAACGTTCTCAGATCGTTGTCGATCATCACCGAGCAAAAAGGTTTGGATTTAACCTGTAGACGAATAACTGTTTCAACCTGCGGAATAGTACCGAAACTTAGGGAGTTGGGAGAAAAATCTCCGGTAAACCTTGCAATATCATTGCATGCAGTCGATGACAAAACTCGTCGTAAATTGATGCCGATAAATGACCGCTATTCGATTGATGATTTGTTGAATGCCTGTCGTGATTTCCCTATGCCCAAAAGAAAGCGAATTATGTTTGAGTATATTCTGCTTAAAGGTATTAACGACAGCGATCATGATGCTAGCGAGTTGGCGCGTAAACTGAAGAACATACCATGTAAAATCAACCTACTCCCGTATAATGAATCGCCTGGGTTGCCCTATAAAAGCTCCGGCATGGAAAGACTCTTAGCATTTCAAAAAATCCTTCTTGATGCCCATTTTACGGTGTTCATCAGAAACAGTCGCGGCTCTGATATCTCCGCCGCATGCGGACAACTCGCCACCAAATCTTTGCCCAATAAATAG
- a CDS encoding radical SAM protein, which yields MDYVGNVIRPPSEADSIILQVSVGCSYNKCTFCGAYKEVAFAIKDYATIERDLQFAQRYCRNHKRLFLADGDVLALSQQHLVRIFHLISEYLPWISRISLYGNARAIRGKSEENLRELKNLGLDRVYMGLESGCDAVLQRVVKGESAKTMIDAAEKIHRTGIFLSVTALLGLGGVSLSKQHAEETAWTLKAMKPRQIAILTLMPLSNTILGQEVLSGRFTMLNPQEILTELYILLSNLKDVRCQFHANHASSYLPITGRLPRDRTVFMDLIENAKNGAVSLVPEFKRAL from the coding sequence ATGGATTATGTAGGCAATGTCATCCGGCCGCCCAGCGAGGCTGATTCCATTATCCTCCAGGTGTCGGTCGGATGTTCCTATAATAAATGTACATTCTGCGGTGCCTACAAAGAAGTCGCCTTCGCCATAAAGGATTATGCGACAATAGAGCGGGATCTTCAGTTTGCCCAGCGATATTGCCGTAATCATAAGCGGTTGTTTCTCGCTGATGGTGATGTTCTTGCACTTTCCCAACAGCATCTGGTCCGAATTTTTCACCTTATTAGTGAGTATCTTCCCTGGATCTCTAGAATTTCTCTTTATGGTAATGCACGAGCGATACGTGGTAAAAGTGAAGAAAATTTGCGTGAGTTGAAAAACCTGGGCCTTGATCGGGTGTACATGGGGCTTGAAAGCGGTTGCGATGCCGTGTTGCAGCGCGTTGTTAAAGGCGAATCTGCCAAGACAATGATTGATGCCGCCGAAAAAATACACCGCACCGGCATTTTCCTCTCTGTTACCGCTCTGTTGGGCCTTGGCGGCGTGTCCTTGTCGAAGCAACATGCTGAGGAAACTGCCTGGACGCTGAAGGCCATGAAACCCCGTCAAATCGCTATATTGACTTTAATGCCTTTATCCAACACTATTCTCGGCCAGGAAGTGCTGAGCGGAAGATTCACCATGCTCAATCCACAGGAAATTCTCACTGAGCTCTACATATTGCTCTCCAACCTCAAGGATGTTCGTTGCCAGTTCCATGCCAACCACGCTTCAAGTTATTTGCCAATAACCGGCCGTCTGCCTAGGGATCGGACAGTTTTCATGGACTTGATTGAAAATGCAAAAAATGGTGCAGTGTCACTTGTTCCGGAATTCAAAAGAGCCCTATGA
- the serC gene encoding 3-phosphoserine/phosphohydroxythreonine transaminase: protein MADRVFNFSPGPATLPYEVLQQAGQDVVNFQQTGIGLIEISHRSKEFIAVAEQTEANFRELMGIPNNYKVLFLQGGASSQFFMVPMNLLGPGKKATYLNTGVWSKKAIKEAKLFGEIAVPFSSEETGFKRVPKPGEYSTDSDSEYLYYVSNNTIYGTQFPDLPVSEKMLVSDMSSDILSRPIDVSKFGLIFAGAQKNLGPAGVTLVIIREDLLTRTPANIPTMLSYKTHADKDSMFNTPPCFAIYVVGEVLKWLKKIGGVPAIEKINQEKAGLLYAAIDRTDYYRGHAERDSRSLMNIPFNLPTKELEAKFIAEATAIGLNGLKGHRSVGGCRASLYNAFPREGVVKLVEFMQEFERKNPAA from the coding sequence ATGGCTGATCGAGTATTCAATTTCAGTCCTGGGCCGGCAACGCTTCCTTATGAAGTTTTGCAACAAGCTGGGCAGGATGTCGTCAATTTTCAACAGACTGGAATCGGTCTTATTGAAATTAGTCACCGATCTAAGGAGTTTATCGCGGTTGCCGAACAAACCGAGGCCAATTTCCGTGAGCTCATGGGTATCCCAAATAACTATAAGGTTCTCTTTCTCCAAGGTGGCGCTTCAAGCCAATTCTTTATGGTACCGATGAATCTTTTAGGGCCGGGGAAAAAGGCTACCTATCTCAATACCGGTGTATGGTCAAAAAAGGCTATTAAAGAAGCTAAGTTGTTTGGTGAGATAGCAGTCCCTTTTTCAAGTGAAGAAACTGGTTTTAAACGTGTTCCTAAACCAGGTGAATACTCAACAGATAGCGATTCAGAGTATCTCTATTATGTGTCTAATAACACCATTTATGGCACGCAGTTCCCCGATCTGCCTGTATCAGAAAAAATGCTGGTCAGTGACATGAGCTCCGATATCCTTTCCCGCCCTATCGATGTTTCGAAATTCGGTCTCATCTTTGCCGGTGCGCAAAAGAACCTCGGACCTGCTGGAGTCACTCTTGTTATCATCCGCGAAGACCTTTTGACGCGTACCCCGGCAAATATCCCCACTATGCTGTCGTACAAGACTCACGCCGACAAGGATTCAATGTTCAACACCCCACCCTGCTTTGCAATATATGTAGTTGGAGAAGTGTTGAAGTGGTTGAAAAAGATTGGTGGTGTACCTGCGATTGAAAAGATCAATCAAGAAAAGGCCGGTCTGCTGTACGCTGCAATCGATCGCACTGATTACTATCGAGGACATGCTGAAAGAGATTCCCGCTCACTCATGAACATTCCCTTCAACCTTCCGACCAAGGAACTTGAGGCGAAGTTTATTGCCGAAGCAACGGCAATCGGCCTCAATGGCCTGAAGGGCCATCGTTCTGTTGGAGGTTGTCGTGCCTCGCTCTACAACGCCTTCCCCCGCGAAGGCGTTGTGAAACTTGTTGAATTCATGCAAGAATTCGAAAGGAAAAATCCTGCTGCCTAA
- a CDS encoding tRNA (cytidine(34)-2'-O)-methyltransferase — protein MTNTLPFNIVLVEPEIPPNTGSIARLCGATNTVLHLVHPLGFSIDDKHLKRAGLDYWHHVSIRHWPCLEDFLSAQNELLLFFFTTKVKRNYTTAQFIPGSFLIFGKETKGLPEDLLRLYQDRSYTLPMQNLHIRSLNLAMTAGIVLYEALRQCPPLVAVDNSSGPGRNIEN, from the coding sequence ATGACTAACACCCTGCCCTTTAATATTGTTCTCGTTGAACCTGAGATCCCCCCTAACACCGGCTCCATAGCCAGGTTGTGTGGCGCAACCAATACTGTTCTGCATCTTGTTCATCCCCTTGGTTTTTCAATAGATGACAAGCATCTAAAAAGAGCAGGCCTTGATTATTGGCACCATGTTTCAATTCGTCATTGGCCATGTTTAGAGGATTTTCTCTCGGCACAAAATGAACTCTTACTCTTCTTTTTTACCACGAAAGTTAAAAGAAATTATACTACAGCCCAGTTTATACCAGGATCATTTCTGATTTTTGGTAAGGAAACAAAGGGATTACCTGAAGATCTTCTCAGGTTGTACCAGGATCGCAGTTATACCTTACCAATGCAGAACCTCCATATTCGTAGTTTGAACCTTGCCATGACCGCCGGGATTGTCTTATATGAAGCATTACGTCAATGTCCGCCACTGGTCGCTGTCGATAACAGCAGTGGCCCCGGGCGTAATATTGAAAACTGA
- a CDS encoding helix-hairpin-helix domain-containing protein → MPFINLPASEKCEKYDGRLTVVLLMVFFSLAVVASKDHGIFYSKYHHIYREIGVKSNQILYVANFQVGEQYSFPISAQLCPLFFQPLPINSANKELLMTIKGVGPILAETIVIYRHQYGSIMSIAELSRVSGIGEKRGASLATELVFNAVE, encoded by the coding sequence ATGCCATTCATCAATTTGCCAGCCTCAGAAAAGTGCGAGAAATATGATGGGAGGTTGACCGTTGTCCTTCTGATGGTTTTCTTTTCTCTGGCTGTAGTTGCTAGTAAAGATCACGGTATCTTTTATAGTAAATATCATCACATATATAGAGAAATAGGGGTCAAGTCTAACCAAATACTTTATGTTGCCAATTTTCAGGTGGGTGAACAATACTCTTTCCCGATTTCAGCTCAACTATGCCCGCTATTTTTTCAACCTCTGCCGATTAACAGCGCCAACAAGGAGCTATTGATGACCATAAAGGGCGTTGGGCCTATTCTTGCCGAAACGATAGTAATTTACAGACATCAATATGGATCGATTATGAGTATTGCCGAGTTGTCGAGAGTTAGTGGAATAGGTGAAAAACGTGGGGCTTCTTTAGCGACCGAATTGGTCTTTAACGCTGTAGAGTGA
- the miaA gene encoding tRNA (adenosine(37)-N6)-dimethylallyltransferase MiaA, whose product MKGEIVSAPIIVLVGPTAIGKTALSLFLAKRFGCEIVSVDSMQVYRHMDIGTAKASKEERMEVPHHLIDIVDPTENYDAARFAVEALNAIRQIIGRGGIPLITGGTGLYLRALVNGIFAGVPVNRKIRAELLHRLSVEGGYKLHKELSSIDYTSAKRIQMNDTQRVVRALEIFYTSGVTWSEHLKEQQRQKPSISFSKLLQIGLTCDRQHLYNRINLRCQKMIDDGLEGEVRKLMSMGYSKSLKPFGAIGYRHMISYLEGELNFDEMVSTLARDTRRYAKRQYTWFSKIEDLLWFETGDQSQIAQLVDKWLTSEC is encoded by the coding sequence GTGAAAGGTGAAATTGTCAGTGCCCCTATCATTGTTCTGGTGGGGCCAACAGCCATAGGCAAAACAGCTCTTTCTCTTTTTCTTGCCAAACGTTTTGGATGTGAGATCGTCAGTGTTGATTCCATGCAAGTTTACAGGCATATGGATATTGGTACAGCTAAGGCATCCAAAGAAGAAAGGATGGAAGTGCCACATCATCTTATCGATATTGTCGATCCAACCGAAAATTACGATGCAGCGCGTTTTGCAGTTGAAGCATTAAACGCTATACGACAAATAATAGGCCGCGGCGGGATACCGCTTATAACTGGTGGGACAGGGTTATATTTACGGGCCCTTGTCAATGGAATATTTGCCGGTGTTCCAGTTAATAGAAAGATTCGGGCAGAACTGCTTCATCGCCTATCCGTAGAAGGTGGTTATAAATTACATAAGGAACTGTCCTCAATTGACTATACTTCCGCAAAAAGAATCCAAATGAATGACACTCAAAGAGTAGTGAGAGCACTAGAAATATTTTATACTTCCGGTGTGACATGGTCTGAACATCTCAAGGAACAGCAGAGGCAAAAACCAAGCATATCGTTCTCAAAACTATTACAGATAGGCTTGACGTGTGATCGGCAACATCTTTACAATCGGATCAATTTACGTTGCCAAAAAATGATTGATGACGGCCTTGAAGGTGAGGTTCGAAAGCTCATGTCGATGGGATACAGCAAATCTTTGAAACCCTTTGGTGCAATCGGATATCGTCATATGATCAGCTATTTAGAAGGAGAACTGAACTTTGATGAAATGGTTAGCACCCTTGCAAGAGATACCAGGAGGTATGCTAAAAGACAATATACCTGGTTTTCAAAAATCGAAGATTTACTCTGGTTTGAGACAGGTGATCAATCCCAAATTGCTCAGTTAGTCGATAAATGGCTGACCTCAGAGTGTTGA
- the recJ gene encoding single-stranded-DNA-specific exonuclease RecJ has product MSKNLSHQKANTRMEIPPVLRELLKKRGIEGDEELSRFLFPRLVDLLKPEKMQNLAAAANLVVEYMMSGKPIVIWGDYDVDGTTGTALLVNFFQNCGVTVTWHIPDRISEGYGLNKEWFYTFKKSLEKNDFLLITVDCGISNSAEINFIQEMGGKVIVTDHHSLPIHGLPNCLILNPAMPTCGFHKEQLAGVGVAFYLIARVRAELLTNTPFADRVTQINLKHFLAFVALGTIADMVELTSTNRILVRGGLEALDCTIFPGIQELLASCDIINGGVLSEDIGYLLGPKINAAGRLGESDLVVKMLTTSDRQQAKKMAVKLSALNEDRKRISLKDLETALTKTSKSKAENDKCVVVEERLHQGVAGIVASRLVEIYGFPAIVFAEKTLPDGSLVYVGSARSVEGINIIEILGTCANLIEYFGGHEMAAGLTVAAEKFPAFATDFTEKAKKSWNKRQFSRKKRYDIECPVENLMSDEFLTFLKLLEPYGPGNPQPIFQDSSAQIIDSRVIGKDAQHLNMTIRGKFVNLKGIGFSLGSRIHDVQKNAERTLIYTPTINRFRGNVSWQVRVIDV; this is encoded by the coding sequence ATGAGCAAAAACCTATCGCATCAGAAAGCGAACACCAGGATGGAAATCCCTCCAGTATTAAGAGAATTATTGAAAAAACGTGGGATTGAGGGAGATGAAGAGCTTTCTAGGTTTCTTTTTCCACGACTTGTTGATTTGTTAAAACCAGAAAAAATGCAGAATTTAGCTGCGGCGGCGAATCTTGTCGTCGAATACATGATGTCCGGAAAACCGATTGTTATTTGGGGCGATTACGATGTCGATGGTACGACCGGCACAGCATTATTGGTTAATTTTTTTCAAAATTGCGGTGTTACTGTAACGTGGCACATCCCTGATAGAATTTCCGAAGGGTACGGCCTAAACAAAGAGTGGTTTTATACTTTTAAAAAGTCCTTAGAAAAAAATGATTTTCTTCTAATTACAGTTGATTGCGGGATTTCAAATAGTGCAGAGATCAACTTCATTCAAGAAATGGGTGGTAAAGTAATAGTCACTGACCATCATAGCCTGCCAATCCATGGATTACCGAATTGCTTAATCCTTAACCCGGCAATGCCAACATGTGGTTTTCATAAAGAACAACTCGCGGGTGTTGGAGTGGCTTTTTACTTAATTGCCCGGGTAAGAGCTGAATTATTAACCAATACACCGTTTGCTGATAGAGTCACCCAGATAAACTTAAAGCACTTTCTAGCTTTTGTGGCTCTTGGAACTATCGCAGACATGGTAGAATTAACATCTACCAATCGGATTCTTGTTCGTGGAGGTTTAGAGGCGCTCGACTGCACAATTTTTCCTGGCATACAAGAGCTTCTTGCTTCCTGTGATATCATTAATGGTGGGGTTCTTTCTGAGGATATTGGGTATCTGCTTGGTCCAAAGATTAATGCAGCTGGACGATTGGGCGAAAGTGACCTTGTGGTAAAAATGTTAACAACCTCAGATCGACAACAAGCAAAGAAAATGGCCGTAAAACTCAGTGCTTTAAATGAGGACAGGAAGAGAATAAGCCTTAAAGATCTCGAAACAGCATTAACTAAGACCTCTAAAAGCAAGGCTGAGAACGATAAATGTGTCGTTGTTGAGGAGAGGTTGCATCAGGGCGTGGCCGGCATAGTTGCCTCTAGGCTGGTTGAAATTTATGGTTTTCCGGCGATTGTATTTGCGGAAAAAACATTACCCGACGGCTCCTTGGTCTATGTTGGCTCTGCTCGATCAGTGGAAGGGATTAATATTATTGAGATCCTAGGCACTTGTGCCAACCTTATTGAATATTTTGGTGGGCATGAAATGGCTGCAGGCTTAACAGTTGCTGCTGAAAAGTTTCCTGCATTTGCAACCGACTTTACTGAAAAAGCCAAGAAATCCTGGAATAAAAGGCAGTTTTCTCGGAAAAAAAGATACGATATTGAATGCCCTGTAGAAAACCTTATGTCTGATGAGTTTTTAACCTTCCTGAAACTATTAGAACCTTATGGGCCGGGAAATCCGCAACCGATATTTCAGGACAGCAGCGCCCAAATTATTGATTCTCGGGTTATTGGAAAGGATGCGCAACATTTGAATATGACTATCCGAGGAAAATTCGTCAATTTGAAAGGGATCGGCTTCAGTCTTGGTTCACGCATTCATGATGTGCAAAAAAATGCTGAAAGAACATTGATCTATACTCCAACCATTAATCGTTTTCGAGGTAATGTCAGTTGGCAGGTGAGGGTGATTGATGTTTGA
- the purB gene encoding adenylosuccinate lyase — translation MSREIYQEPLVSRYTSLAMQKLFSEKTKFTTWRKCWLALAESQYELGLTDLVTEEMLNEMRANLENIDYEIAAQKEKEIRHDVMAHVYEFGLRCPKAAGIIHLGATSQFVVCNTDLILQKLAMKQIRSLVLQVIKNLSIFCEKYKGLATLGFTHYQPAQPTTVGKRNTLYIQDLIIDLEYIDNFLRQIKARGAKGTVGTQATFLELFKGDHRKVRQMDQLVAEKLGFDSTFNVTGQTYTRKLDMKLAETLAGIGATAHKFAVDLRLLSNLKVQEEPFEKSQTGSSAMAYKRNPMRSERMTGLARKLMNLPQNFAATYSNQWFERTLDDSAIRRMDIPQCFLLTDAILKLFANITSDMVVYPEQIKKHLLAELPFMATEKILMGAVEKGKSRQEMHEVIKEHSIAAGFAVKKEAKENDLLIRLAADEQIPFSLEALTAMISDYSQFTGRAKEQTEEYIQEVVFPLLEANATEMQYVDSTLWV, via the coding sequence ATGTCTCGTGAAATATATCAGGAGCCACTTGTGAGTCGTTACACTAGTCTTGCAATGCAGAAGCTTTTTTCAGAAAAAACTAAGTTTACGACTTGGCGAAAATGTTGGCTCGCTCTCGCGGAGTCTCAATATGAACTTGGTTTGACTGATCTTGTAACTGAAGAAATGCTTAACGAAATGAGAGCAAATCTTGAAAATATTGACTACGAGATTGCCGCTCAGAAGGAAAAAGAAATTCGCCATGACGTTATGGCTCATGTTTATGAGTTTGGATTGAGGTGTCCGAAGGCAGCCGGAATTATCCACCTTGGTGCAACCTCTCAATTTGTCGTCTGTAATACCGATCTTATCTTGCAAAAATTAGCAATGAAGCAGATTCGTTCCTTGGTGCTTCAGGTTATTAAAAATCTTTCTATTTTTTGTGAAAAGTACAAAGGACTTGCGACACTTGGTTTTACGCACTACCAGCCAGCTCAGCCTACTACTGTTGGAAAAAGAAACACTCTTTATATTCAGGATCTTATCATAGATTTGGAGTACATTGATAATTTCTTGCGACAGATAAAAGCAAGGGGGGCAAAGGGAACTGTAGGTACACAGGCAACTTTTTTGGAGTTGTTTAAGGGGGATCATCGTAAAGTCCGCCAAATGGATCAGTTAGTAGCAGAAAAACTCGGGTTTGACTCAACATTTAATGTAACAGGTCAAACATACACAAGAAAACTTGATATGAAGCTTGCCGAAACCCTTGCCGGAATCGGAGCAACCGCTCATAAATTCGCAGTTGATTTGCGTTTGCTGTCAAATCTCAAGGTACAAGAGGAGCCTTTCGAGAAGAGCCAGACGGGTTCGTCGGCAATGGCCTATAAAAGAAACCCAATGCGTTCAGAGAGGATGACCGGTCTCGCTAGAAAGCTCATGAATTTACCACAGAATTTCGCCGCTACGTATAGCAATCAATGGTTTGAGAGAACCCTTGATGATTCTGCTATCAGGAGGATGGATATACCTCAGTGTTTCCTTTTGACAGACGCAATCTTGAAGTTGTTTGCTAATATTACGTCAGATATGGTTGTTTATCCAGAGCAAATTAAGAAACATTTATTGGCCGAGTTGCCATTTATGGCAACTGAAAAAATATTAATGGGCGCCGTTGAAAAAGGTAAGAGTCGACAAGAAATGCACGAAGTAATAAAAGAGCACTCAATTGCCGCGGGATTTGCAGTTAAAAAAGAGGCAAAAGAAAATGATTTGCTCATTCGGCTCGCAGCCGATGAGCAAATCCCCTTCTCTCTTGAGGCGCTAACCGCAATGATCAGTGATTATTCTCAGTTTACGGGAAGGGCCAAGGAGCAGACAGAGGAATATATCCAGGAGGTGGTGTTTCCTCTTCTGGAAGCGAATGCAACGGAAATGCAATATGTTGACTCTACCCTCTGGGTCTAG